From the genome of Spodoptera frugiperda isolate SF20-4 chromosome 23, AGI-APGP_CSIRO_Sfru_2.0, whole genome shotgun sequence, one region includes:
- the LOC118266960 gene encoding 5-hydroxytryptamine receptor — MEGADGRDDLLEWEAMYLRLPLQNSTWNATGWESGTWNVTGVPNATWWEAAAPFDSPAALVRAAAKAVVLGLLILATVVGNVFVIAAILLERHLRSAANQLILSLAVADLLVACLVMPLGAVYEVAQRWTLGPELCDMWTSGDVLCCTASILHLVAIALDRYWAVTNIDYIHARTARRVGLMIACVWVVSFLVCIAPLLGWKDPDWDRRVSEDLRCVVSQDVGYQIFATASSFYVPVLVILILYWRIYQTARKRIRRRRGATARGGVGPPPVPAGGALVAAGGSGGIAAAVVAVIGRPLPTISETTTTGFTNVSSNNTSPEKQSCANGLETDPPTTGYGAVAAAYYPTLVRRKPKEAADSKRERKAAKTLAIITGAFVACWLPFFVLAILVPTCDCEVSPVLTSFSLWLGYFNSTLNPIIYTVFSPEFRHAFQRLLCGRRARRRRAPP; from the exons ATGGAGGGCGCGGACGGCCGCGATGATCTGCTAGAATGGGAGGCAATGTACTTGCGCCTGCCGCTGCAGAACTCGACGTGGAACGCCACGGGATGGGAGTCCGGCACGTGGAACGTGACGGGGGTGCCCAACGCCACGTGGTGGGAGGCTGCCGCGCCCTTCGACTCGCCGGCCGCGCTGGTCCGCGCCGCCGCCAAGGCCGTCGTACTCGGACTACTGATTCTCGCCACTGTAGTCG gaaATGTATTCGTGATAGCAGCGATATTGTTAGAGAGGCACCTGCGCAGTGCCGCCAACCAGCTGATCCTGTCGCTGGCGGTGGCGGACCTGCTGGTGGCGTGCCTGGTGATGCCGCTGGGCGCCGTGTACGAGGTGGCGCAGCGCTGGACGCTGGGCCCCGAGCTCTGCGACATGTGGACCTCCGGAGATGTGCTGTGCTGCACTGCCTCCATTTTGCATCTCGTTGCTATTGCACTTGATAG GTATTGGGCTGTGACAAACATCGATTATATCCACGCAAGAACCGCACGTCGAGTAGGACTCATGATAGCGTGCGTGTGGGTAGTAAGCTTCCTGGTGTGTATCGCACCGCTCCTGGGATGGAAAGATCCCGACTGGGACCGAAGAGTCTCCGAAGACCTACGTTGTGTCGTCAGTCAAGACGTGGGTTATCAAATCTTTGCGACAGCGTCGTCGTTCTACGTGCCAGttcttgtaattttaatattatactggCGGATATACCAAACTGCCAGAAAAAGAATACGTCGGCGGAGAGGGGCTACCGCGCGCGGCGGAGTGGGCCCTCCCCCCGTGCCCGCTGGAGGAGCGCTGGTCGCAGCCGGCGGCAGTGGAGGGATCGCAGCCGCCGTGGTAGCAGTCATAGGACGACCTCTACCGACTATTTCCGAAACGACTACAACGGGATTCACGAACGTATCTTCGAATAACACGAGCCCCGAGAAACAGTCGTGCGCTAACGGCCTGGAGACAGACCCGCCGACGACGGGTTACGGCGCCGTAGCTGCCGCGTACTATCCCACGCTAGTGAGGCGTAAACCTAAAGAAGCTGCCGACTCCAAACGAGAGAGGAAGGCGGCGAAAACATTGGCAATAATAACCGGCGCGTTCGTAGCGTGTTGGCTTCCCTTCTTCGTGTTGGCCATCCTAGTGCCGACGTGTGATTGCGAAGTAAGCCCTGTGCTGACGTCATTTTCACTGTGGCTGGGCTACTTCAACTCCACCCTGAACCCGATCATCTACACGGTGTTCAGCCCGGAGTTCCGCCATGCGTTCCAGCGGTTACTgtgcgggcggcgcgcgcgccggcgccgcgcccCGCCGTAG